A genomic window from Desulfonatronum thiosulfatophilum includes:
- a CDS encoding CgeB family protein produces MKRPLNIAFFGSSLVSAYWNGAATYYRGIIKELHKKGHRVTFYEPDAYDRQKHRDLPDPEWADVVVYEAAEKAVLDMVGRAVDADILIKASGVGVFDELLESEAIQRRGREQACIFWDVDAPATLQRLEENPDDPFRDLVPQYDAVLTYGGGQPVVDAYTALGALECVPIYNAFDPETHHRVQPESRFQGDLAFLGNRLPDREARVEDFFLKPAARLPDSNFVLGGNGWTDKDLPRNVRYVNHVYTRDHNAFNVSPKAVLNISRDSMARMGFSPATRVFEAAGAGACLITDHWEGIELFLEPDTEVLVARDGEDVVNILKNLSPERARSIGEAALRRMFSEHTYAHRTEHLESILDRLVETRKVASGMTLGSNTP; encoded by the coding sequence ATGAAACGACCACTGAACATCGCCTTTTTCGGTTCAAGCCTGGTCTCCGCATACTGGAACGGCGCGGCGACTTATTACAGGGGCATCATCAAAGAGCTTCACAAGAAAGGGCACAGGGTGACCTTTTACGAGCCCGACGCCTATGACCGGCAGAAGCACCGGGATCTGCCCGATCCCGAGTGGGCGGACGTGGTGGTCTACGAGGCGGCTGAAAAGGCGGTCCTTGATATGGTGGGGCGGGCAGTGGACGCCGACATTCTGATCAAGGCCAGCGGGGTGGGCGTGTTCGACGAGTTGCTGGAGTCCGAGGCAATACAACGCCGCGGCAGGGAACAGGCCTGCATCTTCTGGGATGTGGACGCTCCGGCCACGCTTCAGCGGCTGGAGGAAAATCCTGATGACCCGTTCCGCGACCTGGTGCCGCAGTACGACGCCGTGCTCACCTACGGCGGAGGTCAGCCGGTTGTTGATGCGTACACGGCATTGGGTGCCCTGGAATGCGTCCCCATCTACAATGCATTTGACCCGGAGACCCACCATCGCGTTCAGCCGGAATCCAGATTTCAGGGCGATCTGGCTTTTCTCGGCAATCGTCTTCCGGACCGGGAGGCGCGTGTGGAGGATTTTTTTCTGAAGCCGGCCGCACGACTTCCGGACAGCAATTTCGTCCTGGGGGGCAACGGATGGACGGACAAGGACTTGCCGCGCAACGTCCGGTATGTGAACCATGTCTATACCAGGGATCACAACGCCTTCAACGTCTCACCCAAGGCGGTCCTGAACATCAGCCGGGACAGCATGGCCCGCATGGGATTCTCTCCGGCCACCAGGGTATTTGAGGCAGCTGGGGCCGGGGCATGTCTGATCACCGATCATTGGGAAGGCATTGAGCTGTTTCTGGAGCCGGACACGGAAGTGCTGGTCGCCCGGGATGGTGAAGATGTCGTGAACATCCTCAAGAATCTGTCTCCGGAACGGGCCCGGTCCATCGGCGAAGCGGCACTCCGGCGCATGTTCTCCGAACATACCTATGCCCACCGCACCGAACATCTGGAGAGCATTCTCGACAGACTGGTCGAGACGCGAAAAGTCGCGTCGGGGATGACATTGGGGAGCAACACGCCATGA
- a CDS encoding CgeB family protein yields MRSLNIAILGLSITSSWGNGHATTFRGLVKELDKAGHAVTFLERNVPWYSDNRDLPNPEYCRLVLYEDLAELQSAHVEAVRSADLVIVGSYVPEGVEVCAHVIRQARGVKAFYDIDTPVTLARLENNDCAYLAKDQIARFDLYLSFTGGPTLELLEQKYRSPAARALYCSVDPDFYYPVSTPVRWDLGYLGTYSDDRQPPLEKLMLDAARNWPQGLFTAAGAQYPESVQWPANLQYLPHVPPDEHRDFYCAQRYTMNITRADMIQAGYSPSVRLFEAGACGVPIISDYWQGLDELLTPGKEILISRSAADTLAFLKELPEEERVRIGQNARKKILARHTSSRRARELVGYYEETRGS; encoded by the coding sequence ATGAGGTCGCTGAACATTGCCATCCTAGGCCTGTCCATCACTTCATCCTGGGGAAACGGGCATGCCACCACGTTCCGGGGGCTGGTGAAGGAACTGGACAAAGCCGGGCACGCGGTGACGTTTTTGGAGCGCAATGTTCCCTGGTATTCCGACAACCGGGATCTGCCCAACCCGGAGTACTGTCGCCTGGTTCTCTATGAGGACCTTGCCGAGCTGCAGAGCGCGCATGTTGAAGCAGTCCGGAGCGCGGACCTTGTAATTGTGGGCTCCTACGTGCCGGAGGGCGTGGAGGTCTGCGCGCATGTGATCCGGCAAGCCAGGGGAGTGAAGGCCTTCTACGATATCGACACGCCCGTCACCCTGGCCAGACTGGAAAACAACGACTGCGCGTACCTGGCCAAGGACCAGATCGCCCGGTTCGATCTGTACCTGTCCTTTACCGGCGGACCAACCCTGGAACTCCTGGAGCAGAAATATCGTTCTCCGGCTGCCAGAGCCCTGTATTGCAGCGTGGACCCCGACTTCTATTACCCGGTGTCCACGCCGGTACGCTGGGATCTCGGTTATCTGGGGACCTACAGCGACGACCGGCAGCCGCCCTTGGAAAAATTGATGCTCGACGCCGCCAGGAACTGGCCGCAAGGCCTGTTTACAGCGGCCGGAGCGCAGTATCCGGAAAGCGTGCAGTGGCCCGCGAACCTGCAATACCTGCCCCATGTGCCCCCGGATGAACACCGGGACTTCTACTGCGCCCAGCGCTACACCATGAACATCACCAGGGCGGACATGATCCAAGCGGGATATTCGCCCAGCGTACGCCTGTTCGAGGCCGGAGCCTGCGGCGTTCCCATCATTAGCGATTACTGGCAGGGGCTGGACGAGCTGCTCACGCCCGGCAAGGAAATCCTGATCTCCCGTTCCGCCGCCGACACACTCGCCTTTCTGAAGGAACTCCCTGAAGAGGAACGAGTCCGCATCGGCCAGAACGCAAGAAAAAAAATTCTGGCCCGACACACCTCCAGCCGACGAGCGCGGGAACTGGTGGGGTATTATGAGGAAACTCGCGGATCGTAG
- a CDS encoding GGDEF domain-containing protein: MTSLSELPELLDVLRARLNLRHIHLVLAQEKYADYLPDSIAVQPQASLERILRELCMDYSTKQPLMGAFQEIRFQTPGIKVLLPAENSPAFMGSLCVFSLWNKYQPGELIGFLTLIDQNPQRYSNKMATDYIEFFADLFAWSLVTLRDHEKLIRENTTDYLTGCHNRNYLLKHAPRILDFAQRKGFPVALLFIDLDGFKQVNDTLGHDCGDRILISVAQCIQNIIRDYDIFIRHGGDEFLLLLPDVEQNIALRTASRIRKAIQNVRVSKICSATTDITISASIGVAMHLPGEKLITLIQRADHKMYASKRASQDQCFCEES; encoded by the coding sequence ATGACGTCACTTTCGGAACTGCCGGAGCTTCTTGATGTCTTACGCGCCCGCCTCAACCTCCGGCACATCCACCTTGTTCTTGCTCAGGAGAAGTACGCTGACTATCTCCCCGACTCCATTGCCGTCCAACCGCAAGCTTCACTGGAGCGCATTCTCAGAGAACTGTGCATGGACTATTCCACAAAACAGCCTCTGATGGGGGCATTCCAGGAAATAAGGTTCCAGACGCCCGGCATCAAGGTATTGCTTCCTGCCGAGAATTCTCCTGCTTTCATGGGGTCGCTTTGTGTTTTTTCCCTGTGGAACAAGTATCAACCAGGCGAACTGATCGGCTTCCTGACGCTGATTGACCAGAATCCCCAGCGTTACAGCAACAAAATGGCCACGGATTATATTGAATTTTTTGCGGATTTGTTTGCCTGGTCGCTGGTAACTCTCAGGGATCATGAAAAACTGATTCGCGAAAACACGACGGACTATCTCACTGGCTGCCATAACCGGAACTATCTGCTCAAGCATGCGCCGCGCATCCTGGATTTCGCCCAGCGCAAGGGATTCCCCGTTGCCTTGTTGTTCATCGATCTCGATGGATTCAAGCAGGTCAACGACACCCTGGGACATGACTGTGGCGACCGCATCCTCATTTCCGTGGCCCAGTGCATTCAGAACATCATTCGCGACTACGACATATTCATTCGCCACGGGGGAGACGAGTTTCTCCTGCTTCTGCCTGATGTTGAACAGAATATTGCTCTGCGCACGGCATCCAGAATCCGTAAGGCCATCCAGAATGTGCGCGTTTCCAAAATATGTTCCGCCACGACAGACATTACAATATCCGCCTCCATCGGCGTAGCCATGCACCTTCCCGGCGAAAAGCTGATAACGCTGATTCAACGGGCAGACCATAAGATGTACGCTTCGAAAAGAGCGTCTCAGGACCAGTGCTTCTGCGAGGAGAGTTGA
- a CDS encoding DUF1566 domain-containing protein, whose product MILQTGQNKCYDERGRELNCSETIQDGRFRHGLKWPEPRFHADVNLVLDRLTGLVWPRNANLGEFPMTWPEALDFVAQMNRDQALGHDDWRLPNRRELRSLMSYQTKKPSLPDGHPFQDVVLGWYWTSTSAAINPAYAWYVHMEGARMFYGRKNQYYMLWPVRAGDPGKMFRTGQRTCSDPGGQPIDCRATRQDGEVRFGVDWPQPRFETRGEIVRDRLTGLSWLRRADLTQGPVSWKLCLEAVAELRKERFAGISDWRLPNINELESLVDCSQHNPALPRDHPFSNVGEGYWSSTTSYFETDWAWVLYLHKGALGVGFKVNPDFLVWPVSGGHDHDHSG is encoded by the coding sequence ATGATTCTTCAAACTGGACAGAACAAGTGCTACGACGAGCGGGGCAGGGAATTGAATTGCAGCGAAACCATCCAGGACGGCCGGTTCCGACACGGCCTCAAATGGCCTGAACCGCGGTTTCATGCTGACGTGAACCTGGTACTGGACCGCCTGACCGGCCTGGTCTGGCCACGTAACGCCAACCTGGGCGAATTCCCCATGACCTGGCCCGAGGCGCTGGACTTTGTGGCGCAAATGAATCGGGATCAGGCTCTGGGGCATGATGACTGGCGGCTGCCCAACCGACGCGAGCTGCGCAGCCTGATGAGTTACCAGACCAAGAAACCATCCTTGCCGGACGGTCACCCCTTTCAAGACGTCGTATTGGGCTGGTATTGGACCTCCACTTCCGCGGCGATCAATCCTGCCTATGCGTGGTATGTGCATATGGAAGGAGCGCGCATGTTCTATGGGCGCAAGAATCAGTACTACATGCTGTGGCCGGTACGGGCGGGCGATCCGGGAAAAATGTTCCGGACGGGCCAGCGGACATGTTCCGATCCCGGCGGACAACCCATTGATTGTCGAGCAACACGGCAGGACGGCGAAGTTCGTTTCGGGGTGGACTGGCCGCAACCCCGTTTCGAGACCCGCGGGGAGATTGTTCGGGACCGGCTGACCGGCTTGTCCTGGCTGCGCCGTGCGGATCTGACCCAAGGCCCGGTCTCCTGGAAGCTTTGTCTGGAGGCTGTCGCAGAGCTGCGAAAGGAACGCTTTGCCGGGATCAGCGATTGGCGTCTTCCCAACATCAACGAGCTGGAATCCCTGGTGGACTGCTCGCAGCACAACCCGGCGCTTCCGCGGGATCACCCCTTTTCGAATGTCGGCGAGGGATACTGGTCGTCCACGACCAGCTACTTCGAGACGGACTGGGCCTGGGTGCTTTATCTGCACAAGGGGGCACTGGGCGTGGGCTTTAAGGTTAATCCGGACTTCCTGGTCTGGCCTGTTTCCGGTGGCCATGACCATGACCATTCCGGGTGA
- the nuoE gene encoding NADH-quinone oxidoreductase subunit NuoE — protein MTTMPTLDDDRKSLSEVLKKYDQGRENLIPMLQEIQDRMSFLSPEAVAMAAEHLGLSENDVYGVATFYAQFRFHPPGRHRIKVCQGTACHVRGGGLVLDAIVRKIGISPGETSEDKNFSLERVACFGSCALPPVVVVDDKVYGKMTARKTEKLIEDLE, from the coding sequence ATGACGACAATGCCGACTTTGGATGACGACAGAAAGAGTCTTTCCGAAGTTCTTAAAAAATACGACCAGGGACGCGAAAATCTCATTCCCATGCTTCAGGAGATCCAGGATCGAATGTCCTTTTTGTCACCTGAGGCCGTGGCCATGGCGGCCGAACATCTCGGCCTTTCGGAGAACGACGTCTACGGGGTGGCCACGTTCTATGCCCAGTTCCGATTTCATCCGCCGGGGCGGCATCGGATCAAGGTGTGCCAGGGCACGGCCTGCCATGTGCGGGGTGGTGGATTGGTCCTGGACGCCATCGTGCGTAAGATCGGCATCTCGCCGGGGGAAACCAGCGAGGACAAGAATTTCAGCCTGGAACGGGTGGCCTGTTTCGGCTCCTGCGCCCTGCCTCCGGTGGTCGTGGTGGACGACAAGGTGTACGGCAAGATGACCGCCCGCAAAACGGAAAAGTTGATCGAGGATCTGGAATGA